The Cloeon dipterum chromosome X, ieCloDipt1.1, whole genome shotgun sequence genome includes a window with the following:
- the Zn72D gene encoding zinc finger RNA-binding protein isoform X3, with the protein MATNNYFGFTHGGTQYGTTGAAAYQAAAAASQTGYAVTPASGAPTTYQTQRAATTGYESAYQAATTHTAPGTYVAGGTAAAGTTYDYGYGRPAQSTAPAYDGSKTYYQQPAVAATASGTYSGTETHYQAAAKPAFSTPSSSYNVTTRQVTPTTTPKATNAYSNAGYNNQGAGNYAAGYAPPAQPNNAGYDTALYNAATMYVQQQTQAQAKPPTGVANTWQYKKGNLGGQAGKLNKPKQPPKPQQLHYCDVCKISCAGPQTYREHLEGQKHKKKEAALKAGTGTATRGGNALRCELCDVTCTGSDAYAAHIRGVKHQKVVKLHTKLGKPIPSNEPLVMGTKPGTATATASSALKPAGTTGQVSSGVKKPSTVPKINFTAAGGTKEEEEDTSKSEDSKIEEKEIQPVGQDYIEEIRNDEGKVVSFNCKLCECRFNDPNAKEMHMKGRRHRLQYKKKVNPDLVVDIKPSLRQRKLQEEKMRRQHLRDEYFRRRDEERLMVEEEERIFWEERRRYEEEMEWFWRQGRDHRGPPMRPPFIPGGPPPHMMMRRPDSSDDRHMTAKHQEIYPTEEELQAVQRIVSHTEKALKQVSDQLVDAQGPADVAAAPAPAADVVKTEIKSEKPEDATAVKKEDGRDGSMFSFHRSKEECAQNTRTLKGVMRVGVLAKGLLLKGDTNVCLVVLCADKPTVNLLNQVAGMLPVQLKSVCSPDDAYEVTAHPQESSIHVRNNKNDPKITVQIMLTSPVVREAVGDSPGAEPVEAASRPVGNLLDKQQCLEALAALRHAKWFQARATGLQHCVMVIRVLKDLCSRIPTWHPFPSWALELLCEKVLSSAGQPQSPGDALRRVMEAVASGIILPGGPGLLDPCEKEPTDAAGCLTMQQREDITASAQQALRLLAFRQIHKVLGMEPLPPPKFQRGRFNRKRRRDNSSGEGNDSEGENEPCGDGKKDKKEEGEEKMDTEKVVPEGAAA; encoded by the exons ATGGccacaaacaattattttggatttaCTCACGGTGGAACTCAATACGG AACAACAGGTGCGGCTGCATATCAAGCAGCGGCTGCAGCGTCCCAGACAGGGTATGCGGTGACGCCAGCCTCAGGTGCTCCAACAACCTATCAGACCCAGAGGGCCGCCACCACTGGCTACGAAAGTGCCTACCAAGCAGCCACCACTCACACAGCTCCTGGCACCTAtg TCGCCGGCGGCACAGCAGCGGCTGGGACTACCTATGATTATGGCTACGGCCGACCTGCTCAATCCACTGCCCCTGCTTACGATGGTTCCAAGACTTACTACCAGCAGCCAGCGGTTGCAGCCACCGCCTCTGGTACTTACTCAGGCACTGAAACTCATTACCAAG CTGCTGCAAAGCCAGCGTTTAGCACTCCTAGCAGCAGTTATAACGTGACCACTAGACAAGTGACTCCAACCACTACCCCGAAAGCCACAAACGCATACAGTAATGCGGGCTACAACAACCAGGGTGCTGGCAACTATGCTGCTGGCTACGCTCCCCCAGCACAGCCCAATAATGCCGGCTACGACACAGCGCTCTACAACGCAGCAACCATGTACGTCCAGCAGCAAACACAGGCTCAAGCCAAGCCTCCTACCGGCGTTGCGAACACTTGGCAGTACAAAAAAGGGAACCTGGGAGGGCAGGCTGGAAAGCTCAACAAACCGAAGCAGCCGCCTAAACCTCAGCAGCTGCACTACTGTGATGTTTGCAAGATCAGTTGTGCAGGACCTCAG ACATACAGGGAACATTTGGAGGGCCAGAAACACAAAAAGAAAGAAGCTGCGTTGAAAGCAGGCACAGGGACAGCTACCAGAGGCGGAAATGCTTTGAGATGCGAACTGTGTGACGTGACATGCACAGGTTCTGATGCTTATGCCGCTCACATTAGAGGAGTCAAGCACCAGAAAGTGGTTAAGCTGCACACTAAGCTGGGCAAACCTATTCCATCCAATGAGCCCTTGGTTATGGGGACCAAACCTGGCACTGCGACAGCCACTGCTAGCTCAGCTCTGAAACCTGCGGGCACAACGGGACAGGTGTCCAGTGGAGTAAAGAAACCGTCCACTGTTCCAAAGATCAACTTCACTGCTGCTGGAG GCACTAAGGAAGAGGAAGAAGACACTAGCAAATCTGAGGACTcaaaaattgaagagaaagaaattcaGCCTGTTGGACAAGATTATATTGAAGAAATTCGTAACGATGAAG GAAAAGTTGTCAGTTTTAATTGCAAGCTCTGCGAGTGCCGTTTCAATGATCCAAACGCTAAAGAAATGCACATGAAAGGTCGTCGACACCGCTTGCAGTATAAGAAAAAGGTCAATCCTGACTTAGTCGTGGACATCAAACCGTCCCTTCGCCAGCGCAAACTTCAAGAAGAGAAAATGCGCAGGCAGCATTTGCGTGATGAATATTTCAGGCGCCGAGACGAAGAGAGGCTCATGGTCGAGGAGGAGGAGCGAATATTCTGGGAGGAGAGGAGGCGTTACGAGGAGGAAATGGAGTGGTTCTGGCGCCAGGGCAGGGACCACAGGGGTCCTCCGATGAGGCCGCCGTTCATTCCAGGCGGTCCCCCACCTCACATGATG ATGAGACGTCCAGACTCGAGTGACGATAGGCACATGACTGCCAAGCACCAGGAGATCTATCCCACTGAAGAAGAGTTGCAGGCCGTTCAGCGCATTGTATCACATACAGAGAAGGCGCTGAAGCAGGTGTCCGATCAGCTGGTCGATGCACAGGGACCTGCGGACGTCGCCGCTGCACCTGCTCCTGCTGCGGATGTTGTGAAGACCGAAATCAAATCTGAGAAGCCAGAAGACGCTACCGCGGTTAAGAAGGAAGACGGGCGGGATGGATCAAT GTTTTCTTTCCACCGCAGTAAGGAAGAGTGTGCCCAGAACACAAGGACTCTGAAGGGTGTGATGAGGGTAGGCGTTCTAGCCAAGGGGTTGCTGCTCAAAGGAGATACAAATGTTTGCCTAGTCGTGTTGTGTGCTGACAAACCCACTGTGAATTTACTGAATCAAGTCGCTGGAATGCTGCCGGTTCAACTGAAG AGTGTCTGCTCTCCAGATGATGCTTACGAGGTGACAGCTCATCCGCAAGAGAGTTCTATTCACGTCCGCAACAATAAGAATGACCCAAAAATCACTGTGCAGATCATGCTTACTTCTCCAGTGGTTCGTGAGGCTGTGGGTGACAGTCCTGGAGCTG AGCCTGTCGAGGCAGCGAGCCGGCCGGTAGGGAATCTCTTGGACAAGCAGCAATGCTTAGAAGCCCTTGCAGCGCTGAGGCATGCCAAGTGGTTCCAG GCTAGGGCAACTGGTCTTCAGCATTGTGTGATGGTGATACGCGTTTTGAAGGATCTCTGCTCTCGAATTCCCACGTGGCATCCGTTCCCCTCTTGG GCTCTTGAGCTTCTATGTGAAAAGGTGTTAAGTAGTGCAGGACAACCTCAAAGTCCTGGTGATGCATTAAGGCGTGTGATGGAAGCAGTGGCGTCAGGTATCATCTTGCCAGGTGGGCCGGGGTTGTTGGACCCCTGTGAAAAGGAGCCAACCGACGCTGCAGGGTGTCTGACGATGCAGCAGAGAGAGGACATAACTGCCAGTGCTCAG CAAGCTTTGCGGCTGCTGGCGTTCCGTCAAATCCACAAAGTCTTGGGCATGGAGCCTCTGCCACCTCCAAAGTTCCAGCGCGGCCGCTTCAACCGCAAACGCCGCAGGGACAACAGCAGTGGCGAGGGCAACGACTCCGAGGGAGAGAATGAGCCTT GTGGTGACGggaaaaaggacaaaaaggaAGAAGGCGAGGAGAAGATGGACACGGAGAAAGTGGTTCCTGAGGGGGCTGCTGCTTAA
- the Zn72D gene encoding zinc finger RNA-binding protein isoform X2 — MATNNYFGFTHGGTQYGTTGAAAYQAAAAASQTGYAVTPASGAPTTYQTQRAATTGYESAYQAATTHTAPGTYAAAGTTYDYGYGRPAQSTAPAYDGSKTYYQQPAVAATASGTYSGTETHYQAAAKPAFSTPSSSYNVTTRQVTPTTTPKATNAYSNAGYNNQGAGNYAAGYAPPAQPNNAGYDTALYNAATMYVQQQTQAQAKPPTGVANTWQYKKGNLGGQAGKLNKPKQPPKPQQLHYCDVCKISCAGPQTYREHLEGQKHKKKEAALKAGTGTATRGGNALRCELCDVTCTGSDAYAAHIRGVKHQKVVKLHTKLGKPIPSNEPLVMGTKPGTATATASSALKPAGTTGQVSSGVKKPSTVPKINFTAAGGTKEEEEDTSKSEDSKIEEKEIQPVGQDYIEEIRNDEGKVVSFNCKLCECRFNDPNAKEMHMKGRRHRLQYKKKVNPDLVVDIKPSLRQRKLQEEKMRRQHLRDEYFRRRDEERLMVEEEERIFWEERRRYEEEMEWFWRQGRDHRGPPMRPPFIPGGPPPHMMFFSPQMRRPDSSDDRHMTAKHQEIYPTEEELQAVQRIVSHTEKALKQVSDQLVDAQGPADVAAAPAPAADVVKTEIKSEKPEDATAVKKEDGRDGSMFSFHRSKEECAQNTRTLKGVMRVGVLAKGLLLKGDTNVCLVVLCADKPTVNLLNQVAGMLPVQLKSVCSPDDAYEVTAHPQESSIHVRNNKNDPKITVQIMLTSPVVREAVGDSPGAEPVEAASRPVGNLLDKQQCLEALAALRHAKWFQARATGLQHCVMVIRVLKDLCSRIPTWHPFPSWALELLCEKVLSSAGQPQSPGDALRRVMEAVASGIILPGGPGLLDPCEKEPTDAAGCLTMQQREDITASAQQALRLLAFRQIHKVLGMEPLPPPKFQRGRFNRKRRRDNSSGEGNDSEGENEPCGDGKKDKKEEGEEKMDTEKVVPEGAAA; from the exons ATGGccacaaacaattattttggatttaCTCACGGTGGAACTCAATACGG AACAACAGGTGCGGCTGCATATCAAGCAGCGGCTGCAGCGTCCCAGACAGGGTATGCGGTGACGCCAGCCTCAGGTGCTCCAACAACCTATCAGACCCAGAGGGCCGCCACCACTGGCTACGAAAGTGCCTACCAAGCAGCCACCACTCACACAGCTCCTGGCACCTAtg CAGCGGCTGGGACTACCTATGATTATGGCTACGGCCGACCTGCTCAATCCACTGCCCCTGCTTACGATGGTTCCAAGACTTACTACCAGCAGCCAGCGGTTGCAGCCACCGCCTCTGGTACTTACTCAGGCACTGAAACTCATTACCAAG CTGCTGCAAAGCCAGCGTTTAGCACTCCTAGCAGCAGTTATAACGTGACCACTAGACAAGTGACTCCAACCACTACCCCGAAAGCCACAAACGCATACAGTAATGCGGGCTACAACAACCAGGGTGCTGGCAACTATGCTGCTGGCTACGCTCCCCCAGCACAGCCCAATAATGCCGGCTACGACACAGCGCTCTACAACGCAGCAACCATGTACGTCCAGCAGCAAACACAGGCTCAAGCCAAGCCTCCTACCGGCGTTGCGAACACTTGGCAGTACAAAAAAGGGAACCTGGGAGGGCAGGCTGGAAAGCTCAACAAACCGAAGCAGCCGCCTAAACCTCAGCAGCTGCACTACTGTGATGTTTGCAAGATCAGTTGTGCAGGACCTCAG ACATACAGGGAACATTTGGAGGGCCAGAAACACAAAAAGAAAGAAGCTGCGTTGAAAGCAGGCACAGGGACAGCTACCAGAGGCGGAAATGCTTTGAGATGCGAACTGTGTGACGTGACATGCACAGGTTCTGATGCTTATGCCGCTCACATTAGAGGAGTCAAGCACCAGAAAGTGGTTAAGCTGCACACTAAGCTGGGCAAACCTATTCCATCCAATGAGCCCTTGGTTATGGGGACCAAACCTGGCACTGCGACAGCCACTGCTAGCTCAGCTCTGAAACCTGCGGGCACAACGGGACAGGTGTCCAGTGGAGTAAAGAAACCGTCCACTGTTCCAAAGATCAACTTCACTGCTGCTGGAG GCACTAAGGAAGAGGAAGAAGACACTAGCAAATCTGAGGACTcaaaaattgaagagaaagaaattcaGCCTGTTGGACAAGATTATATTGAAGAAATTCGTAACGATGAAG GAAAAGTTGTCAGTTTTAATTGCAAGCTCTGCGAGTGCCGTTTCAATGATCCAAACGCTAAAGAAATGCACATGAAAGGTCGTCGACACCGCTTGCAGTATAAGAAAAAGGTCAATCCTGACTTAGTCGTGGACATCAAACCGTCCCTTCGCCAGCGCAAACTTCAAGAAGAGAAAATGCGCAGGCAGCATTTGCGTGATGAATATTTCAGGCGCCGAGACGAAGAGAGGCTCATGGTCGAGGAGGAGGAGCGAATATTCTGGGAGGAGAGGAGGCGTTACGAGGAGGAAATGGAGTGGTTCTGGCGCCAGGGCAGGGACCACAGGGGTCCTCCGATGAGGCCGCCGTTCATTCCAGGCGGTCCCCCACCTCACATGATG TTCTTCTCACCCCAGATGAGACGTCCAGACTCGAGTGACGATAGGCACATGACTGCCAAGCACCAGGAGATCTATCCCACTGAAGAAGAGTTGCAGGCCGTTCAGCGCATTGTATCACATACAGAGAAGGCGCTGAAGCAGGTGTCCGATCAGCTGGTCGATGCACAGGGACCTGCGGACGTCGCCGCTGCACCTGCTCCTGCTGCGGATGTTGTGAAGACCGAAATCAAATCTGAGAAGCCAGAAGACGCTACCGCGGTTAAGAAGGAAGACGGGCGGGATGGATCAAT GTTTTCTTTCCACCGCAGTAAGGAAGAGTGTGCCCAGAACACAAGGACTCTGAAGGGTGTGATGAGGGTAGGCGTTCTAGCCAAGGGGTTGCTGCTCAAAGGAGATACAAATGTTTGCCTAGTCGTGTTGTGTGCTGACAAACCCACTGTGAATTTACTGAATCAAGTCGCTGGAATGCTGCCGGTTCAACTGAAG AGTGTCTGCTCTCCAGATGATGCTTACGAGGTGACAGCTCATCCGCAAGAGAGTTCTATTCACGTCCGCAACAATAAGAATGACCCAAAAATCACTGTGCAGATCATGCTTACTTCTCCAGTGGTTCGTGAGGCTGTGGGTGACAGTCCTGGAGCTG AGCCTGTCGAGGCAGCGAGCCGGCCGGTAGGGAATCTCTTGGACAAGCAGCAATGCTTAGAAGCCCTTGCAGCGCTGAGGCATGCCAAGTGGTTCCAG GCTAGGGCAACTGGTCTTCAGCATTGTGTGATGGTGATACGCGTTTTGAAGGATCTCTGCTCTCGAATTCCCACGTGGCATCCGTTCCCCTCTTGG GCTCTTGAGCTTCTATGTGAAAAGGTGTTAAGTAGTGCAGGACAACCTCAAAGTCCTGGTGATGCATTAAGGCGTGTGATGGAAGCAGTGGCGTCAGGTATCATCTTGCCAGGTGGGCCGGGGTTGTTGGACCCCTGTGAAAAGGAGCCAACCGACGCTGCAGGGTGTCTGACGATGCAGCAGAGAGAGGACATAACTGCCAGTGCTCAG CAAGCTTTGCGGCTGCTGGCGTTCCGTCAAATCCACAAAGTCTTGGGCATGGAGCCTCTGCCACCTCCAAAGTTCCAGCGCGGCCGCTTCAACCGCAAACGCCGCAGGGACAACAGCAGTGGCGAGGGCAACGACTCCGAGGGAGAGAATGAGCCTT GTGGTGACGggaaaaaggacaaaaaggaAGAAGGCGAGGAGAAGATGGACACGGAGAAAGTGGTTCCTGAGGGGGCTGCTGCTTAA
- the Zn72D gene encoding zinc finger RNA-binding protein isoform X4, whose product MATNNYFGFTHGGTQYGTTGAAAYQAAAAASQTGYAVTPASGAPTTYQTQRAATTGYESAYQAATTHTAPGTYAAGTTYDYGYGRPAQSTAPAYDGSKTYYQQPAVAATASGTYSGTETHYQAAAKPAFSTPSSSYNVTTRQVTPTTTPKATNAYSNAGYNNQGAGNYAAGYAPPAQPNNAGYDTALYNAATMYVQQQTQAQAKPPTGVANTWQYKKGNLGGQAGKLNKPKQPPKPQQLHYCDVCKISCAGPQTYREHLEGQKHKKKEAALKAGTGTATRGGNALRCELCDVTCTGSDAYAAHIRGVKHQKVVKLHTKLGKPIPSNEPLVMGTKPGTATATASSALKPAGTTGQVSSGVKKPSTVPKINFTAAGGTKEEEEDTSKSEDSKIEEKEIQPVGQDYIEEIRNDEGKVVSFNCKLCECRFNDPNAKEMHMKGRRHRLQYKKKVNPDLVVDIKPSLRQRKLQEEKMRRQHLRDEYFRRRDEERLMVEEEERIFWEERRRYEEEMEWFWRQGRDHRGPPMRPPFIPGGPPPHMMFFSPQMRRPDSSDDRHMTAKHQEIYPTEEELQAVQRIVSHTEKALKQVSDQLVDAQGPADVAAAPAPAADVVKTEIKSEKPEDATAVKKEDGRDGSMFSFHRSKEECAQNTRTLKGVMRVGVLAKGLLLKGDTNVCLVVLCADKPTVNLLNQVAGMLPVQLKSVCSPDDAYEVTAHPQESSIHVRNNKNDPKITVQIMLTSPVVREAVGDSPGAEPVEAASRPVGNLLDKQQCLEALAALRHAKWFQARATGLQHCVMVIRVLKDLCSRIPTWHPFPSWALELLCEKVLSSAGQPQSPGDALRRVMEAVASGIILPGGPGLLDPCEKEPTDAAGCLTMQQREDITASAQQALRLLAFRQIHKVLGMEPLPPPKFQRGRFNRKRRRDNSSGEGNDSEGENEPCGDGKKDKKEEGEEKMDTEKVVPEGAAA is encoded by the exons ATGGccacaaacaattattttggatttaCTCACGGTGGAACTCAATACGG AACAACAGGTGCGGCTGCATATCAAGCAGCGGCTGCAGCGTCCCAGACAGGGTATGCGGTGACGCCAGCCTCAGGTGCTCCAACAACCTATCAGACCCAGAGGGCCGCCACCACTGGCTACGAAAGTGCCTACCAAGCAGCCACCACTCACACAGCTCCTGGCACCTAtg CGGCTGGGACTACCTATGATTATGGCTACGGCCGACCTGCTCAATCCACTGCCCCTGCTTACGATGGTTCCAAGACTTACTACCAGCAGCCAGCGGTTGCAGCCACCGCCTCTGGTACTTACTCAGGCACTGAAACTCATTACCAAG CTGCTGCAAAGCCAGCGTTTAGCACTCCTAGCAGCAGTTATAACGTGACCACTAGACAAGTGACTCCAACCACTACCCCGAAAGCCACAAACGCATACAGTAATGCGGGCTACAACAACCAGGGTGCTGGCAACTATGCTGCTGGCTACGCTCCCCCAGCACAGCCCAATAATGCCGGCTACGACACAGCGCTCTACAACGCAGCAACCATGTACGTCCAGCAGCAAACACAGGCTCAAGCCAAGCCTCCTACCGGCGTTGCGAACACTTGGCAGTACAAAAAAGGGAACCTGGGAGGGCAGGCTGGAAAGCTCAACAAACCGAAGCAGCCGCCTAAACCTCAGCAGCTGCACTACTGTGATGTTTGCAAGATCAGTTGTGCAGGACCTCAG ACATACAGGGAACATTTGGAGGGCCAGAAACACAAAAAGAAAGAAGCTGCGTTGAAAGCAGGCACAGGGACAGCTACCAGAGGCGGAAATGCTTTGAGATGCGAACTGTGTGACGTGACATGCACAGGTTCTGATGCTTATGCCGCTCACATTAGAGGAGTCAAGCACCAGAAAGTGGTTAAGCTGCACACTAAGCTGGGCAAACCTATTCCATCCAATGAGCCCTTGGTTATGGGGACCAAACCTGGCACTGCGACAGCCACTGCTAGCTCAGCTCTGAAACCTGCGGGCACAACGGGACAGGTGTCCAGTGGAGTAAAGAAACCGTCCACTGTTCCAAAGATCAACTTCACTGCTGCTGGAG GCACTAAGGAAGAGGAAGAAGACACTAGCAAATCTGAGGACTcaaaaattgaagagaaagaaattcaGCCTGTTGGACAAGATTATATTGAAGAAATTCGTAACGATGAAG GAAAAGTTGTCAGTTTTAATTGCAAGCTCTGCGAGTGCCGTTTCAATGATCCAAACGCTAAAGAAATGCACATGAAAGGTCGTCGACACCGCTTGCAGTATAAGAAAAAGGTCAATCCTGACTTAGTCGTGGACATCAAACCGTCCCTTCGCCAGCGCAAACTTCAAGAAGAGAAAATGCGCAGGCAGCATTTGCGTGATGAATATTTCAGGCGCCGAGACGAAGAGAGGCTCATGGTCGAGGAGGAGGAGCGAATATTCTGGGAGGAGAGGAGGCGTTACGAGGAGGAAATGGAGTGGTTCTGGCGCCAGGGCAGGGACCACAGGGGTCCTCCGATGAGGCCGCCGTTCATTCCAGGCGGTCCCCCACCTCACATGATG TTCTTCTCACCCCAGATGAGACGTCCAGACTCGAGTGACGATAGGCACATGACTGCCAAGCACCAGGAGATCTATCCCACTGAAGAAGAGTTGCAGGCCGTTCAGCGCATTGTATCACATACAGAGAAGGCGCTGAAGCAGGTGTCCGATCAGCTGGTCGATGCACAGGGACCTGCGGACGTCGCCGCTGCACCTGCTCCTGCTGCGGATGTTGTGAAGACCGAAATCAAATCTGAGAAGCCAGAAGACGCTACCGCGGTTAAGAAGGAAGACGGGCGGGATGGATCAAT GTTTTCTTTCCACCGCAGTAAGGAAGAGTGTGCCCAGAACACAAGGACTCTGAAGGGTGTGATGAGGGTAGGCGTTCTAGCCAAGGGGTTGCTGCTCAAAGGAGATACAAATGTTTGCCTAGTCGTGTTGTGTGCTGACAAACCCACTGTGAATTTACTGAATCAAGTCGCTGGAATGCTGCCGGTTCAACTGAAG AGTGTCTGCTCTCCAGATGATGCTTACGAGGTGACAGCTCATCCGCAAGAGAGTTCTATTCACGTCCGCAACAATAAGAATGACCCAAAAATCACTGTGCAGATCATGCTTACTTCTCCAGTGGTTCGTGAGGCTGTGGGTGACAGTCCTGGAGCTG AGCCTGTCGAGGCAGCGAGCCGGCCGGTAGGGAATCTCTTGGACAAGCAGCAATGCTTAGAAGCCCTTGCAGCGCTGAGGCATGCCAAGTGGTTCCAG GCTAGGGCAACTGGTCTTCAGCATTGTGTGATGGTGATACGCGTTTTGAAGGATCTCTGCTCTCGAATTCCCACGTGGCATCCGTTCCCCTCTTGG GCTCTTGAGCTTCTATGTGAAAAGGTGTTAAGTAGTGCAGGACAACCTCAAAGTCCTGGTGATGCATTAAGGCGTGTGATGGAAGCAGTGGCGTCAGGTATCATCTTGCCAGGTGGGCCGGGGTTGTTGGACCCCTGTGAAAAGGAGCCAACCGACGCTGCAGGGTGTCTGACGATGCAGCAGAGAGAGGACATAACTGCCAGTGCTCAG CAAGCTTTGCGGCTGCTGGCGTTCCGTCAAATCCACAAAGTCTTGGGCATGGAGCCTCTGCCACCTCCAAAGTTCCAGCGCGGCCGCTTCAACCGCAAACGCCGCAGGGACAACAGCAGTGGCGAGGGCAACGACTCCGAGGGAGAGAATGAGCCTT GTGGTGACGggaaaaaggacaaaaaggaAGAAGGCGAGGAGAAGATGGACACGGAGAAAGTGGTTCCTGAGGGGGCTGCTGCTTAA